Proteins encoded by one window of Cloeon dipterum chromosome 2, ieCloDipt1.1, whole genome shotgun sequence:
- the LOC135936455 gene encoding inter-alpha-trypsin inhibitor heavy chain H4-like isoform X1, giving the protein MCSTRFLIRAAIISFCILFANAANEQQDSESKLKTSVSVQGLVRHRYATVQISSLIENPSNESQETNITIHIPENAFVSYATLEVDGEVIRSQVQERKVVQQQYQLAVGTGATASQVSAVRDANAVLISVNAGAKSNTLFNVTYEELLVRRKGRYEMAISVDPKLEMEYFKVDLEIKENKNFTFVNVPPFSSTLTPDDLDHTVQNEEVNIEYLEDAGHCKISYFKEANADGKVKSPGPFVLRYDVDREGKQGEVLLLDGHFVHFLSAEKEKYNPAVFPKHAIFVLDSSASMWGSKLKQLQVAMSQILRQLSRQDVFSIVTFGNKATEWYMQGLQPSLGKGVYAVNRRNVADAMDFISRMQATGGTNIQAGLRRALYLAAKYRNIPLIPGVSEGANYTTPRPEAKKEVETLLMFLSDGIPTAGEIRLSKLLKSVHFVNTNVKASIFALAFGTTANYGFLRRMALQNYGFSRRIYESSDTAIQLQSFFQEITSPLLKNVTFTYLDNKVNFSSLTLREFPILFSGSEVVVAGKLNDDFEPEDQDDELIGSFSAQGTILRVSNNITVPTEAITANKTQVPTRKRRRYGVLEKIWAQLTIRQLLDNYLIEDFGDESTENKESDAADSQKLEDNNQQRALELALKYGFVTPLTSLIVVSEKKPVVVINSENMENDLKQQDQIHFSDKAVPPMLSPMSIQHAALYNKSSEGESSDKSPSEKFEWLSTLLAENDSVTFIKPNGEEITRTVKIPSEEVDETLNECVFKSEDDTEKTGNCRPLLSCPSSQVPTFDEYFRRHCDFDSTTLAVCCLKS; this is encoded by the exons ATGTGCTCCACACGATTCCTCATCCGAGCAGCAATCATCTCTTTTTGCATCTTATTCGCCAACGCCGCCAATGAGCAACAA GATTCGGAATCGAAGCTGAAAACATCCGTGAGTGTTCAGGGTCTGGTTCGCCACAGATATGCAACGGTGCAAATTTCGTCTCTTATTGAAAACCCAAGCAACGAATCTCAGGAGACCAACATCACAATACACATTCCTGAAAACGCATTCGTCTCGTACGCAACGCT AGAGGTGGACGGGGAGGTCATTCGGAGTCAAGTGCAAGAGCGAAAGGTCGTGCAGCAGCAATACCAACTGGCGGTCGGCACTGGGGCAACTGCGAGTCAAGTTTCTGC GGTGAGAGATGCAAACGCTGTTCTCATTTCTGTCAACGCAGGCGCGAAATCAAACACGTTATTTAACGTGACTTACGAGGAACTGCTCGTTCGGCGCAAGGGCCGCTACGAGATGGCAATTAGTGTTGACCCAAAATTG GAAATGGAATATTTCAAAGTGGATTTGGAAATTAAGGAGAACAAGAACTTTACATTTGTGAACGTGCCGCCATTCAGCTCCACGTTGACACCTGATGATTTAG atcacACAGTTCAAAATGAAGAAGTCAATATCGAATATTTGGAGGACGCGGGTCACtgcaaaatttcttatttcaaaGAGGCGAATGCCGATGGAAAGGTCAAATCCCCAGGACCGTTTGTCCTTAGATATGACGTGGATCGTGAGGGGAAACAAGGAGAAGTTctg CTCCTTGATGGACATTTTGTACACTTTTTGTCAGCGGAGAAGGAAAAGTACAATCCCGCCGTGTTCCCAAAGCATGCGATTTTTGTGCTCGACTCGAGCGCGTCCATGTGGGGCTCCAAACTGAAGCAGCTGCAGGTTGCCATGTCGCAAATTTTAAGACAGCTCTCCAGACAGGACGTCTTCAGCATCGTCACTTTCGGCAATAAGGCCACT GAATGGTACATGCAAGGACTGCAGCCTTCACTCGGCAAAGGCGTTTACGCCGTGAACAGGCGCAATGTTGCGGACGCTATGGATTTTATTTCCCGAATGCAAGCGACTGGAG GTACTAACATCCAGGCTGGTCTGAGAAGGGCGTTGTATCTCGCGGCAAAATACAGGAACATCCCTCTCATTCCGGGAGTTTCTGAGGGTGCGAATTACACAACGCCGCGACCAGAAGCGAAAAAGGAGGTGGAGACCCTGCTTATGTTCCTGTCAGACGGCATTCCCACTGCTGGGGAAATCAGGCTCAGCAAATTGCTCAAATCCGTGCACTTTGTAAATACCAATGTTAAG gCGAGCATTTTCGCCCTGGCATTTGGAACGACGGCAAACTACGGCTTTTTGAGGCGAATGGCCCTACAGAACTACGGTTTTAGCCGCAGGATTTACGAAAGTTCAGACACGGCTATTCAGTTGCAGAGTTTCTTCCAAGAAATCACGTCTCCGTTGCTGAAAAATGTCACATTTACTTACTTAGATAATAAG GTCAACTTCAGCTCATTGACCCTTAGAGAGTTTCCGATTCTTTTCTCGGGCAGCGAAGTTGTAGTCGCTGGCAAATTAAATGACGATTTCGAGCCTGAAGATCAGGATGATGAACTGATTGGAAGCTTTTCCGCACAAGGAACGATCTTGAGGGTTTCCAACAATATAACAGTGCCCACAGAGGCTATTACtgcaaataaaacacaagtg cCAACGCGCAAACGACGCAGATATGgagttttggagaaaatttgggCCCAATTGACGATTCGCCAGCTTCTAGACAACTATTTAATTGAAGATTTTGGTGACGAATCGACTGAAAATAAGGAGTCTGACGCGGCAGACAGTCAGAAATTGGAAGACAACAACCAACAAAGGGCACTTGAGCTTGCTTTAAAG tatGGATTTGTAACGCCTTTGACGTCACTAATAGTGGTGTCCGAAAAGAAACCGGTGGTTGTAATTAACTCGGAAAACATGGAAAATGACTTGAAACAGCAGGACCAAATACATTTTAGCGACAAAGCTG TACCACCGATGTTGTCGCCGATGAGCATCCAGCATGCTGCACTTTATAACAAATCAAGTGAGGGGGAGAGTAGTGATAAAT CGCCTTCTGAAAAGTTTGAGTGGCTGTCTACTTTGCTGGCGGAGAACGACAGCGTAACTTTCATCAAGCCAAATGGGGAAGAAATCACTCGAACTGTCAAAATACCAAGTGAAGAG gtAGATGAAACGCTGAATGAATGCGTGTTTAAATCTGAAGATGACACAGAAAAGACTGGCAATTGCAGACCGCTGTTGAGCTGTCCAAGCTCGCAAGTTCCCACATTTGACGAGTATTTCAGGAGGCACTGCGACTTCGACAG CACAACGTTGGCCGTTTGCTGCTTGAAGAGCTAG
- the LOC135936455 gene encoding inter-alpha-trypsin inhibitor heavy chain H4-like isoform X2 gives MCSTRFLIRAAIISFCILFANAANEQQDSESKLKTSVSVQGLVRHRYATVQISSLIENPSNESQETNITIHIPENAFVSYATLEVDGEVIRSQVQERKVVQQQYQLAVGTGATASQVSAVRDANAVLISVNAGAKSNTLFNVTYEELLVRRKGRYEMAISVDPKLEMEYFKVDLEIKENKNFTFVNVPPFSSTLTPDDLDHTVQNEEVNIEYLEDAGHCKISYFKEANADGKVKSPGPFVLRYDVDREGKQGEVLLLDGHFVHFLSAEKEKYNPAVFPKHAIFVLDSSASMWGSKLKQLQVAMSQILRQLSRQDVFSIVTFGNKATEWYMQGLQPSLGKGVYAVNRRNVADAMDFISRMQATGGTNIQAGLRRALYLAAKYRNIPLIPGVSEGANYTTPRPEAKKEVETLLMFLSDGIPTAGEIRLSKLLKSVHFVNTNVKASIFALAFGTTANYGFLRRMALQNYGFSRRIYESSDTAIQLQSFFQEITSPLLKNVTFTYLDNKVNFSSLTLREFPILFSGSEVVVAGKLNDDFEPEDQDDELIGSFSAQGTILRVSNNITVPTEAITANKTQVPTRKRRRYGVLEKIWAQLTIRQLLDNYLIEDFGDESTENKESDAADSQKLEDNNQQRALELALKYGFVTPLTSLIVVSEKKPVVVINSENMENDLKQQDQIHFSDKAVPPMLSPMSIQHAALYNKSTPSEKFEWLSTLLAENDSVTFIKPNGEEITRTVKIPSEEVDETLNECVFKSEDDTEKTGNCRPLLSCPSSQVPTFDEYFRRHCDFDSTTLAVCCLKS, from the exons ATGTGCTCCACACGATTCCTCATCCGAGCAGCAATCATCTCTTTTTGCATCTTATTCGCCAACGCCGCCAATGAGCAACAA GATTCGGAATCGAAGCTGAAAACATCCGTGAGTGTTCAGGGTCTGGTTCGCCACAGATATGCAACGGTGCAAATTTCGTCTCTTATTGAAAACCCAAGCAACGAATCTCAGGAGACCAACATCACAATACACATTCCTGAAAACGCATTCGTCTCGTACGCAACGCT AGAGGTGGACGGGGAGGTCATTCGGAGTCAAGTGCAAGAGCGAAAGGTCGTGCAGCAGCAATACCAACTGGCGGTCGGCACTGGGGCAACTGCGAGTCAAGTTTCTGC GGTGAGAGATGCAAACGCTGTTCTCATTTCTGTCAACGCAGGCGCGAAATCAAACACGTTATTTAACGTGACTTACGAGGAACTGCTCGTTCGGCGCAAGGGCCGCTACGAGATGGCAATTAGTGTTGACCCAAAATTG GAAATGGAATATTTCAAAGTGGATTTGGAAATTAAGGAGAACAAGAACTTTACATTTGTGAACGTGCCGCCATTCAGCTCCACGTTGACACCTGATGATTTAG atcacACAGTTCAAAATGAAGAAGTCAATATCGAATATTTGGAGGACGCGGGTCACtgcaaaatttcttatttcaaaGAGGCGAATGCCGATGGAAAGGTCAAATCCCCAGGACCGTTTGTCCTTAGATATGACGTGGATCGTGAGGGGAAACAAGGAGAAGTTctg CTCCTTGATGGACATTTTGTACACTTTTTGTCAGCGGAGAAGGAAAAGTACAATCCCGCCGTGTTCCCAAAGCATGCGATTTTTGTGCTCGACTCGAGCGCGTCCATGTGGGGCTCCAAACTGAAGCAGCTGCAGGTTGCCATGTCGCAAATTTTAAGACAGCTCTCCAGACAGGACGTCTTCAGCATCGTCACTTTCGGCAATAAGGCCACT GAATGGTACATGCAAGGACTGCAGCCTTCACTCGGCAAAGGCGTTTACGCCGTGAACAGGCGCAATGTTGCGGACGCTATGGATTTTATTTCCCGAATGCAAGCGACTGGAG GTACTAACATCCAGGCTGGTCTGAGAAGGGCGTTGTATCTCGCGGCAAAATACAGGAACATCCCTCTCATTCCGGGAGTTTCTGAGGGTGCGAATTACACAACGCCGCGACCAGAAGCGAAAAAGGAGGTGGAGACCCTGCTTATGTTCCTGTCAGACGGCATTCCCACTGCTGGGGAAATCAGGCTCAGCAAATTGCTCAAATCCGTGCACTTTGTAAATACCAATGTTAAG gCGAGCATTTTCGCCCTGGCATTTGGAACGACGGCAAACTACGGCTTTTTGAGGCGAATGGCCCTACAGAACTACGGTTTTAGCCGCAGGATTTACGAAAGTTCAGACACGGCTATTCAGTTGCAGAGTTTCTTCCAAGAAATCACGTCTCCGTTGCTGAAAAATGTCACATTTACTTACTTAGATAATAAG GTCAACTTCAGCTCATTGACCCTTAGAGAGTTTCCGATTCTTTTCTCGGGCAGCGAAGTTGTAGTCGCTGGCAAATTAAATGACGATTTCGAGCCTGAAGATCAGGATGATGAACTGATTGGAAGCTTTTCCGCACAAGGAACGATCTTGAGGGTTTCCAACAATATAACAGTGCCCACAGAGGCTATTACtgcaaataaaacacaagtg cCAACGCGCAAACGACGCAGATATGgagttttggagaaaatttgggCCCAATTGACGATTCGCCAGCTTCTAGACAACTATTTAATTGAAGATTTTGGTGACGAATCGACTGAAAATAAGGAGTCTGACGCGGCAGACAGTCAGAAATTGGAAGACAACAACCAACAAAGGGCACTTGAGCTTGCTTTAAAG tatGGATTTGTAACGCCTTTGACGTCACTAATAGTGGTGTCCGAAAAGAAACCGGTGGTTGTAATTAACTCGGAAAACATGGAAAATGACTTGAAACAGCAGGACCAAATACATTTTAGCGACAAAGCTG TACCACCGATGTTGTCGCCGATGAGCATCCAGCATGCTGCACTTTATAACAAATCAA CGCCTTCTGAAAAGTTTGAGTGGCTGTCTACTTTGCTGGCGGAGAACGACAGCGTAACTTTCATCAAGCCAAATGGGGAAGAAATCACTCGAACTGTCAAAATACCAAGTGAAGAG gtAGATGAAACGCTGAATGAATGCGTGTTTAAATCTGAAGATGACACAGAAAAGACTGGCAATTGCAGACCGCTGTTGAGCTGTCCAAGCTCGCAAGTTCCCACATTTGACGAGTATTTCAGGAGGCACTGCGACTTCGACAG CACAACGTTGGCCGTTTGCTGCTTGAAGAGCTAG
- the LOC135936455 gene encoding inter-alpha-trypsin inhibitor heavy chain H4-like isoform X3, translated as MCSTRFLIRAAIISFCILFANAANEQQDSESKLKTSVSVQGLVRHRYATVQISSLIENPSNESQETNITIHIPENAFVSYATLEVDGEVIRSQVQERKVVQQQYQLAVGTGATASQVSAVRDANAVLISVNAGAKSNTLFNVTYEELLVRRKGRYEMAISVDPKLEMEYFKVDLEIKENKNFTFVNVPPFSSTLTPDDLDHTVQNEEVNIEYLEDAGHCKISYFKEANADGKVKSPGPFVLRYDVDREGKQGEVLLLDGHFVHFLSAEKEKYNPAVFPKHAIFVLDSSASMWGSKLKQLQVAMSQILRQLSRQDVFSIVTFGNKATEWYMQGLQPSLGKGVYAVNRRNVADAMDFISRMQATGGTNIQAGLRRALYLAAKYRNIPLIPGVSEGANYTTPRPEAKKEVETLLMFLSDGIPTAGEIRLSKLLKSVHFVNTNVKASIFALAFGTTANYGFLRRMALQNYGFSRRIYESSDTAIQLQSFFQEITSPLLKNVTFTYLDNKVNFSSLTLREFPILFSGSEVVVAGKLNDDFEPEDQDDELIGSFSAQGTILRVSNNITVPTEAITANKTQVPTRKRRRYGVLEKIWAQLTIRQLLDNYLIEDFGDESTENKESDAADSQKLEDNNQQRALELALKYGFVTPLTSLIVVSEKKPVVVINSENMENDLKQQDQIHFSDKAAPSEKFEWLSTLLAENDSVTFIKPNGEEITRTVKIPSEEVDETLNECVFKSEDDTEKTGNCRPLLSCPSSQVPTFDEYFRRHCDFDSTTLAVCCLKS; from the exons ATGTGCTCCACACGATTCCTCATCCGAGCAGCAATCATCTCTTTTTGCATCTTATTCGCCAACGCCGCCAATGAGCAACAA GATTCGGAATCGAAGCTGAAAACATCCGTGAGTGTTCAGGGTCTGGTTCGCCACAGATATGCAACGGTGCAAATTTCGTCTCTTATTGAAAACCCAAGCAACGAATCTCAGGAGACCAACATCACAATACACATTCCTGAAAACGCATTCGTCTCGTACGCAACGCT AGAGGTGGACGGGGAGGTCATTCGGAGTCAAGTGCAAGAGCGAAAGGTCGTGCAGCAGCAATACCAACTGGCGGTCGGCACTGGGGCAACTGCGAGTCAAGTTTCTGC GGTGAGAGATGCAAACGCTGTTCTCATTTCTGTCAACGCAGGCGCGAAATCAAACACGTTATTTAACGTGACTTACGAGGAACTGCTCGTTCGGCGCAAGGGCCGCTACGAGATGGCAATTAGTGTTGACCCAAAATTG GAAATGGAATATTTCAAAGTGGATTTGGAAATTAAGGAGAACAAGAACTTTACATTTGTGAACGTGCCGCCATTCAGCTCCACGTTGACACCTGATGATTTAG atcacACAGTTCAAAATGAAGAAGTCAATATCGAATATTTGGAGGACGCGGGTCACtgcaaaatttcttatttcaaaGAGGCGAATGCCGATGGAAAGGTCAAATCCCCAGGACCGTTTGTCCTTAGATATGACGTGGATCGTGAGGGGAAACAAGGAGAAGTTctg CTCCTTGATGGACATTTTGTACACTTTTTGTCAGCGGAGAAGGAAAAGTACAATCCCGCCGTGTTCCCAAAGCATGCGATTTTTGTGCTCGACTCGAGCGCGTCCATGTGGGGCTCCAAACTGAAGCAGCTGCAGGTTGCCATGTCGCAAATTTTAAGACAGCTCTCCAGACAGGACGTCTTCAGCATCGTCACTTTCGGCAATAAGGCCACT GAATGGTACATGCAAGGACTGCAGCCTTCACTCGGCAAAGGCGTTTACGCCGTGAACAGGCGCAATGTTGCGGACGCTATGGATTTTATTTCCCGAATGCAAGCGACTGGAG GTACTAACATCCAGGCTGGTCTGAGAAGGGCGTTGTATCTCGCGGCAAAATACAGGAACATCCCTCTCATTCCGGGAGTTTCTGAGGGTGCGAATTACACAACGCCGCGACCAGAAGCGAAAAAGGAGGTGGAGACCCTGCTTATGTTCCTGTCAGACGGCATTCCCACTGCTGGGGAAATCAGGCTCAGCAAATTGCTCAAATCCGTGCACTTTGTAAATACCAATGTTAAG gCGAGCATTTTCGCCCTGGCATTTGGAACGACGGCAAACTACGGCTTTTTGAGGCGAATGGCCCTACAGAACTACGGTTTTAGCCGCAGGATTTACGAAAGTTCAGACACGGCTATTCAGTTGCAGAGTTTCTTCCAAGAAATCACGTCTCCGTTGCTGAAAAATGTCACATTTACTTACTTAGATAATAAG GTCAACTTCAGCTCATTGACCCTTAGAGAGTTTCCGATTCTTTTCTCGGGCAGCGAAGTTGTAGTCGCTGGCAAATTAAATGACGATTTCGAGCCTGAAGATCAGGATGATGAACTGATTGGAAGCTTTTCCGCACAAGGAACGATCTTGAGGGTTTCCAACAATATAACAGTGCCCACAGAGGCTATTACtgcaaataaaacacaagtg cCAACGCGCAAACGACGCAGATATGgagttttggagaaaatttgggCCCAATTGACGATTCGCCAGCTTCTAGACAACTATTTAATTGAAGATTTTGGTGACGAATCGACTGAAAATAAGGAGTCTGACGCGGCAGACAGTCAGAAATTGGAAGACAACAACCAACAAAGGGCACTTGAGCTTGCTTTAAAG tatGGATTTGTAACGCCTTTGACGTCACTAATAGTGGTGTCCGAAAAGAAACCGGTGGTTGTAATTAACTCGGAAAACATGGAAAATGACTTGAAACAGCAGGACCAAATACATTTTAGCGACAAAGCTG CGCCTTCTGAAAAGTTTGAGTGGCTGTCTACTTTGCTGGCGGAGAACGACAGCGTAACTTTCATCAAGCCAAATGGGGAAGAAATCACTCGAACTGTCAAAATACCAAGTGAAGAG gtAGATGAAACGCTGAATGAATGCGTGTTTAAATCTGAAGATGACACAGAAAAGACTGGCAATTGCAGACCGCTGTTGAGCTGTCCAAGCTCGCAAGTTCCCACATTTGACGAGTATTTCAGGAGGCACTGCGACTTCGACAG CACAACGTTGGCCGTTTGCTGCTTGAAGAGCTAG
- the LOC135936408 gene encoding uncharacterized protein LOC135936408, giving the protein MREILLLLVCLASLGPLTSHPTNFPSRNGGEVGRSRPRRQLSEIVRLYNEMNEENQKERAEALDKIRAILSRTFLSPNDTTTTLVPPNNSTSSEDGETTTTQKPKIDRQMLLANLRRNLRGIGRLFMRELRTALATSRDNFYIFGGQVRDSIRSLFSRASISVQNTNSNSAD; this is encoded by the exons ATGCGGGAGATATTACTCCTGTTGGTATGTCTGGCCAGCCTCGGACCGCTCACGTCCCATCCAACCAATTTC CCGAGTCGGAATGGAGGTGAGGTCGGAAGGTCTCGGCCGAGGAGGCAACTCAGCGAAATCGTACGCCTCTATAATGAGATGAATGAGGAA AACCAGAAAGAGAGGGCAGAGGCTCTTGATAAAATCAGAGCAATCCTTAGCAGAACATTTCTTTCGCCAAATGATACC ACAACAACTTTAGTTCCTCCGAATAATAGTACGTCAAGTGAGGATGGAGAAACGACAACAACGCAGAAGCCGAAGATCGACAGGCAGATGCTTCTGGCGAACCTGCGTCGAAATCTCCGCGGCATTGGCCGCCTTTTTATGCGAGAACTGAGAACAGCTCTTGCA ACATCAAGAGACAATTTCTACATTTTCGGCGGACAGGTTCGTGATTCGATCCGGTCCTTGTTCAGTCGAGCCTCCATATCGGTACAAAACACTAACTCCAATAGCGCCGACTAG